The following are encoded in a window of Halanaerobiales bacterium genomic DNA:
- a CDS encoding glycosyltransferase family 39 protein, which translates to MKKKISKKRKNKDQKITFPDWNHLKKFAPYLILLITLGAFFVRIYRVGFLSVWLDEYMHINPALDILNGREISESDINGIFLTWIVTLFFKIFGIRELVARIPSVLFGAATIPLIYYFTKKLYNRSIGLMASTFAAFSLYLICWSRIARNYASFGFSYILLLIVIWLTFNSIHKNQNKTGFWYQNNINTRYLLILPLVFIFSLINHQLTFFALFGLSIYILINAIVKIFRKTPKRFTNIYAILSYFIILGLIIFFTPALLDKVARPILGILLPERIINWILPDWSYIIGKLKSSDEAFKSFIVYFNVLKSDFAIIYYLGFLGIISSFFIRGKKQEAIYLFSMFVVPFLLMSFIFRDPSTPNYIYYIYPIFLIYISIFIYFFVKYFLKKIFSHNFLSKRSFNHFILLLIILLIFIAIPRKEIKSLITTKKHGQVVKKELFYNRYIDWKSVCNQIKLYINKEDVILSTWPSATNFYLNRNNSVWFRQRVYDTKLKKYVNRKPTNQKNSAYTLQELINTYKENQRGWFFADYYFHNIFTDPKARDFVIKNMNYHFNIDNDGEIKVFSWNHQRKRKYRNSMLIELGRNKRKLASKPLNFTIKSIDQIRNGLLIGIDAEGIDKKNEAYVIINKKQYAVFNLHKNKSSIENAKRQNFTAVVKKEWLKEGQNIMQFVYNKDVADYPKGYVIYNVFFKNQ; encoded by the coding sequence AAAGGAAGAATAAAGATCAAAAAATTACTTTCCCTGACTGGAATCATTTAAAAAAATTTGCTCCATACCTTATCCTTCTAATAACTTTAGGAGCTTTCTTTGTTAGAATTTACAGAGTTGGATTTTTATCGGTTTGGCTGGATGAGTACATGCACATCAATCCGGCTTTGGATATTTTGAATGGTCGTGAAATTTCTGAATCAGATATTAATGGTATTTTTCTAACCTGGATTGTTACCTTATTTTTTAAGATTTTCGGTATTAGAGAATTGGTAGCACGCATTCCTAGCGTTTTATTTGGAGCAGCCACCATCCCTTTAATTTATTATTTTACAAAAAAACTATATAACCGAAGCATTGGATTAATGGCTTCAACCTTTGCCGCTTTTTCTTTATATTTAATTTGTTGGTCTAGAATAGCACGAAATTACGCAAGTTTTGGTTTTTCTTATATCCTTTTATTAATCGTTATTTGGCTGACCTTTAATTCTATTCATAAAAATCAAAATAAAACAGGATTCTGGTATCAAAACAATATCAACACCAGATATTTATTAATTCTTCCCTTAGTGTTCATTTTCTCTCTAATCAACCATCAGCTCACTTTTTTTGCCCTGTTTGGATTAAGCATTTATATTTTAATTAATGCTATTGTAAAGATCTTTCGAAAGACTCCCAAACGATTTACTAATATCTATGCTATTCTATCTTATTTTATTATCCTCGGCTTGATAATCTTCTTTACGCCCGCTTTACTGGATAAAGTTGCCCGTCCAATTCTTGGGATTCTATTACCTGAAAGAATAATAAACTGGATTCTTCCGGACTGGAGTTATATTATAGGCAAATTAAAATCATCTGATGAAGCTTTTAAAAGTTTTATCGTATATTTTAATGTACTTAAGAGTGACTTCGCTATAATTTATTACTTAGGTTTTCTGGGCATTATATCTTCATTTTTTATCCGGGGTAAAAAACAAGAAGCAATCTATCTTTTTTCTATGTTTGTTGTTCCGTTTCTTTTAATGAGTTTTATTTTTAGAGATCCCAGTACGCCAAATTATATATATTATATATACCCAATATTTTTAATTTATATATCAATATTTATTTACTTTTTTGTAAAATATTTTTTAAAAAAAATATTTTCCCACAATTTTCTTTCAAAAAGATCTTTCAATCATTTTATTTTACTCCTCATAATTCTTTTAATCTTCATTGCGATACCCAGAAAAGAGATAAAATCCTTAATCACTACAAAAAAACACGGACAAGTTGTTAAAAAAGAATTATTTTACAACCGATATATTGACTGGAAAAGTGTTTGCAATCAGATTAAACTATATATAAATAAAGAGGATGTTATTTTATCTACATGGCCTAGTGCTACAAACTTTTATCTTAACAGGAATAATAGCGTTTGGTTTCGACAAAGAGTTTACGATACCAAATTAAAAAAATATGTAAACCGTAAGCCTACTAATCAAAAAAATTCTGCCTATACTTTACAAGAATTAATAAACACTTACAAAGAAAATCAAAGAGGATGGTTCTTTGCTGATTATTACTTTCATAACATTTTTACTGATCCTAAAGCCAGGGATTTTGTTATTAAAAATATGAATTATCATTTTAATATTGATAATGATGGAGAAATAAAGGTTTTTAGTTGGAATCATCAAAGAAAAAGGAAATACCGTAATTCAATGCTTATTGAATTAGGTAGAAATAAAAGAAAACTTGCTTCAAAACCTTTAAATTTTACTATAAAATCAATTGACCAAATACGAAATGGCCTTTTAATTGGTATTGACGCTGAAGGTATCGATAAAAAAAATGAAGCTTATGTAATTATTAATAAAAAACAATACGCTGTTTTTAATCTGCATAAAAATAAATCTTCAATAGAAAATGCAAAAAGACAGAATTTTACAGCTGTAGTTAAAAAAGAGTGGTTAAAAGAGGGACAAAATATAATGCAATTTGTTTATAACAAAGATGTAGCAGATTATCCTAAAGGATATGTCATTTATAATGTGTTTTTTAAAAATCAATAA